The Eggerthella guodeyinii sequence ACGTCGAGTTCCATCGTATGGTACCCGCTGAACGCGAACGTCTCGAACGCGCTCGCCACCAGCTCGCCGTCGGCAGGATCGGAGGCATCCTCGCCGAGCAGGTACACCTGGGCGCTCACGCTCATTCCCGGCCGCATCGCGACCGAGGACACGGCCCCCACCTCTCCCTCTTCCTGCGCAACGAACACGTTGGCAGTCGACCTCCCCGCGCGCGTGTGCTCCTCCTCGACCAGCATGGCCGACATCCCCAAGAAATCGTGCTGGTAGCTCGTCTCGTAGTCGAACCCGTCCGCTGCGCCGTCTCCCTGGAAGCTCATGAATTCGCCGGCCGACTCATCGTAATAGGAAAGGTGGAAGTACCCGGTTCCCTTCCCGTTCCCATCCGGAATCCCCCACGATCCCGTCCCCCAGCTGTTCTTGACGATCCACGCCCCGTCGCCCGCAGGCTGATGCCCCTCCGCGAAGTTGCTCTTCGAATACGAATCATCCCACCCGACCACGGTGATCACGTGGTTCGGCTTTACGAACGGAGCGTCAAGCTCGTCGACGTTGGTCACGCACGACGACCACGTATCCCGGTTGAAGTACTCCGAGGAGCCCGGCTCAGCACCCGGCGAACTCTGCTCGGCGTAATACGAGGCCGAAACCGCGCCGTTTTCGAGTATCGAGCGCTTGACAGCCTCGATAGCGGGCCAACTGCACACGTAGGAATCTCCCTCCTCGGTCACGGGCGTCGGCAGGAAGTCGACGTCGGTCAGATGATCGACCGAGTCGAAGCGCAGGCTCTCGTCCACGCGCCAGCTCTCGTTGCCGGGCTCCACTGTTCCCAAGTCGTCGGAATACGGCACCGCCGCGCCGTCCTCGGCCCCCTCCCAGGATGCAAGTGCCGTCAGGGCAAGGTACGAGGTCCCCGCAGCCATATGGTACACCGGCCCCCATATCGGACTCGCCGATCCCACGTCTGCAGGCACCACGCCCTCCCCCGCCTGTTCGCCCGCAAGCAGCGGTTCGTAGGCGAACCAGGCCAAATGCCGCTCGGAATAACCGGCCCACCCTTCCAACGGCGCCTCGCCCGAAACGAGCGCGTTCGACTCGAGCGATCCCAGGGCACCGAACGCCCAGCATGCGTTGAAGGGCGTCTGATCCTTCACCCCGGTCGCCATACCCTCGGCGCGCAGGTCGAACGATGCGGGCAGATCGCTTTCGGCAAGCACCGTCGGCATGTCGGCATCGTAGGTGTAGGCAAGCCAGTCGGGCGCAAGCGGCAGGAGCCCCCCTCCCCGCGCCCCTCCGCCCCCTCCTTGCGATTCGGCGAGGACGGGGTCCGCCCCGGCAGCGGGCGCGCAGCCCGCCGCCAGAGCGAACGCGAGAACCAGGCCGACGGCGAATCGAACGATGAAGCGCGCGCTGATTCTCATCGGTATCCCACCCCTTCGCCTAATAGCCCAGGGCAACAAGGTCATTCGGCACGGCCACCTTCGTGTAGTCGGCCTTAGAATTTCCCGACGGACTTTCGAACGTGACGGTCATATCGCTCCCGACGACCAACTTCAGGCCGATATCGGCGGGATGCAGCGGATCGTAGGCATCTTCTTCTTTGAGGACGTGCTCTTTGAGTTGCGATTTGTCCACTTTGCGCGCGATCCCTCCGAACAGCAGCTTCGCCAAGGATCCTCCCATCTTGCTCATGCTTTTGGCTGTATCGGATGGATCGATCGCGTCGGAAACGTCAACGGTCGCGCCAATCGCATCTCCTCCTTGCATGATGAAATAATTGCTCACCAGGTTGAACATAGAAGGAGTGGTGGCGCAAACGAACCGCTGCCCCGCCTCCTCCGTCTCCCAGCTTACCAACCACCAATCGTTGTCGGTCATGTTGCCGAACCCGGTGGCGTACGACACGTTCTTCGTGTCGCTGAGCATGCCTTCGCCGGACTCGATCGCCCTCGACCAGGTAAGCACCTCAGGTTGCTCGTCGCCGAACACGTGGATCACGCGCGCGTCCAGCAACGGCACGCCGGAGCGGTTGGCGATCGCCACGCGGGTCATATGCGGCGCACTCATGCGATCGCCCCTTTCTTGGCGGATGCCAGAACATCCTCGGGCGTGAGGGCCTTGACCTCCTTCTGGATGCGCTCCTTGACCGAGGTATCCACGGTGGGCGCCGCGCCGCGCAGCAGGTCGGATGCGCTTGCGGAGACCGCACCCTCGTCGAGCAGCTTCCAGCACATCTGAAGGTTCTGGATAAAGGGCATCACCTGATCGAGGGACGGACCCTCGTCCGAGTCGCCCCACAGCATGTCCACGACGGCGTGCATGAGGAAGTCGACCCCCACTTTCTTGTGGTCGACGATGGACTTCGCCATGGTGTAGACGAACACGTTCTCCACGTTGTTCGCGAGGACGCCCTTCGACGAGAACGTGTACTTGTAGGCCATCACGTCCACGCGCACGATGGAGTAGTTCTCGGGGAACACGAAGAACATCTTCTCCTCGGTCTCGCCGATGGAGGTGTTGCCGATCAGGCCGGACAGCCCCTGCTTGACGAGCTTCTGGAAACCCGCCTTGACGCCTTTGCCGCCCTTGAAGAACTCGTCGACCGCCCCCGTGATGGCATCGTCGCATTGCTGCGAGATGTTGACGTGCTGCGAGTTGTGGTACTCGAACGCCTTGTCGCCCACGATCTCGAGCGCGCCCGCCGTCTCCTTGTTGCTCAGCATGAGCTTGAGCCGGTTCTCGAAGGTCTCCGACTTCGCGCTAGCCATCTTCTGAAGGAAGCTGAACTGCTCCTTCATGCGGATCTCCTCCTCGGACTTGCCCGTGAGGTCGTCGATCATCTTGCCGATTTTCGCCATGGTGGTTTCTCCTGTCCCGAAGCACCGTTCGCATTGTGCAGGGCGGCTCCGCATTGTCCCTTGCTTTGATCATAGGGAATCAGGGGGCATGAGTCAAGGAGAATTATCGGGCTAGGTGCGCTACCGAGGCGGCACTATGCCCTCGTCGAGCAGCTTCCAGCACGTCTGAAGGTTCTGGATGAAGGGCATCACCTGATCGGGGGACGGACCCTCGTCCGAGTTGCCCCGCAGCATATCCACGACGGCGTGCATGAGGGAGTCGAGGCTCACCTTCTTGCAGTCTACGATGGACTTCGCCATGGTGTAGACGAACACGTTCTCCACGTTGTTCGCGAGGACGTCCTCGGACGAGAACGCGTACTTGTAGGCCGTCACGTCCACGCGCACGATGGCGTAGTTCTCAGGGAACACGAAGGACTTCGTCTCCTCGGTCT is a genomic window containing:
- a CDS encoding lectin like domain-containing protein, whose translation is MRISARFIVRFAVGLVLAFALAAGCAPAAGADPVLAESQGGGGGARGGGLLPLAPDWLAYTYDADMPTVLAESDLPASFDLRAEGMATGVKDQTPFNACWAFGALGSLESNALVSGEAPLEGWAGYSERHLAWFAYEPLLAGEQAGEGVVPADVGSASPIWGPVYHMAAGTSYLALTALASWEGAEDGAAVPYSDDLGTVEPGNESWRVDESLRFDSVDHLTDVDFLPTPVTEEGDSYVCSWPAIEAVKRSILENGAVSASYYAEQSSPGAEPGSSEYFNRDTWSSCVTNVDELDAPFVKPNHVITVVGWDDSYSKSNFAEGHQPAGDGAWIVKNSWGTGSWGIPDGNGKGTGYFHLSYYDESAGEFMSFQGDGAADGFDYETSYQHDFLGMSAMLVEEEHTRAGRSTANVFVAQEEGEVGAVSSVAMRPGMSVSAQVYLLGEDASDPADGELVASAFETFAFSGYHTMELDVPVEVSVGQRFSVVETITSLAEDGSMLYQSYFENGPADETSSRRWSELSRMDTTVVVHEGESFLYEEGAGWTDVVDLDTVGCRYDSSVRVEYGNALIKAFANGREEEPEPNEPDEPVVPDEPDPDGPGEPNEPVVPSEPEPGDPDAPSEPEPGGSDVSTDAESMAKPLPEVAGEQTPAPSEGSALAATGGRLPVGIAMIAVIMLVAVILARIRRR